tgaaaataggccgtggctggtgtggctcaatggattgagcgccagcctgtgaaccaaagtgtcactggttcaattcccagtcagggcacatgcctgggttgctggtcaggtTCCAGGTAGGGCTGTGTGAGAGGcggccacacactgatgtttctctccctattcctccctccccctctgtctaaaaagaaacaaatgaaaaaaaataacgcttaaaaaaaaccttcaaacTCAGCAGAATTGCAAAATACCGAAAAGATTGACAATATCCAGTGTTGTCAAGGCTATGGAGTAACCGCTAGTGAGggtataaattggtacaaccactttgtAAAAAGTTTGACTTGTTTAACTTGAGCGTACATAGAGTAATGCCTCTACTAGATACATACTCAACAGAAATGCTTACATGTGTTAACAGAGACATGTATAaaagtgttcatagcagcatttttcGTTATAGCCCCAAACTGGATTCTACCCACATGTCCACCGtcagtagaatggataaataagttgtGTGTACTTGCAATTGGATACTACACTGCAATGAAAACGAACTCCTGCTGCAGGCAACctggatgaatctcacaaacatgATGTTGAGcaaaaggagccagacacaaaagaatgcAGACTGTGTGACTCCACCTGTGCAGAGTTCAGAGAACTAACAGGCAAAAACTAACCTATGGTGCTAAAAGTCAGGACCATGGTTACCTTTGGGGAGGAGGTCAATACGGTCCTATCCCTTCACCTGGGTGTTGAAAACACGAATGTGTTTACTTTGGTGATGTGTTTAAGTTGTGCACTTGAAATTGGTGTATGTTTTGTATGTATAATGTACtccagtaaaaagtaaaaaaaaaaattaggacttTTTTACCAGGTTTAAGTTAACCATTGATCACTTtcccatgctctctctctctctctgtctctctagcTCTTTACAGAGGTCCTCCAGGATCGAAGGGACTGATGATTCCACCACTACTgactctcccacctcctccccggGGCAGAGGCCCAGTTTGGGGAGACTTTCCCCCAAGGTGTGGCCCACATGGTCGTGGTTGGTGGGGGGTCAGTGCTGAGCCTCCTTTTCCGGGACCGGGCTATAGTAATCCTTCCAGGGGCGGCTTCCACAACGAACAGAGGCAACCTCGAAGGCTCAGAAGCTGGTCACTTGTCAAGAATACCTGCCCTCCCAAGAATGAACCCCAGATTATGGAAGgtgaggccattttttttttgtgcctGTGTACATTTAGTGCCCATCACTGTCAGAGTGACCATGACTCTTCCTTCGGGCTATCCTCTGTCCTCTTGAAGTGGGAGTAGCCCTGAATGTTTTTTCTCCCAGAAGAAAGACTGCCATTCCAGAATATCTGGAAATGGTAGGGAGTAGGAAGTCTGACTGCCTTCTGTGTCTCTGCTCTcttgttacatttattttctttcttacattttaaattgacCGATTTTCACGTGTTGACAGACAAATCTGACCGCCCTGTTTGCCGACACTTTGCCAAAAAGGGCCACTGTCGATATGAGGACCTCTGTGCCTTCTACCATCCAGGCGTGAACGGACCTCCCCTGTGAGACTGCCTTCCCACCCAACCTGGAAGGAGCGCTCCGTGACCTAGCGGCCACATGTTTCCCTGTGGCCCTGTGATGGCTACTGTGATGATGTTCCATCCACCACCTCCCAGTCAGTgacacccacccctgccccccacctctcccactgGGGTCCGGAGCTGTGTTTCAACGCTGGTGCGGTGTGTGCTCTTCTGACCAGCCTCCAGGCACTGGCCTTCAATATCGCATCTTTGTTCCTTTCAGCTGCTTCCTGGATCCTCTCTCCCTTGCCACCTGACTGCTGAGCAGGAAATGTACTTGGTGCTGTTTCGTGTGCGATTGTCCATCAAGCCCCCAGTATTGCCCTCAATTCCTGAGCCCTGGAACAGTTCCCTACTATTCCTTCCTTCTAGCTGCTTGTTTTAAGTCCTTTATATGTGATACCTCCTACCCCCAATGTTAGCAGCTGCTCTGTGAATCTCCCCAGGTTGTCTGACCTGGGGTCAAGTTTCAATGACTGGTACAGAGTCACTCCCTGAAAAGCCACTGTCCCTGCTTTTGGATTTTGTAGTTTCGCCATCAGTGGCATGGCCCCCACCACTGTGGTCTGTGATCACTGTGATTTGTGAAACCTACGTTCCCTCGTGGCCTTTTTCAGTGTCCATGGCATTTCTGTGGCTTACCACACTAGAGTATTTCTGCCAAAATGAGTGAGGCTCTTGGTGCCCTCTGGGCCTTCCCCAACCCCAGCACGGGAGAACTGTGAAACTTTCTACAAGACTGCTTCCTTGGCCTCATGAGATGACCTCTAAAGCCTCTGGTGGGCCTAACCCGTCCCCTCTACAGCCCGTTTTAGCTACACTGCATCGTTGTGAGGCCACCAGGCCTTTTTGTTTGAATTCTGTGAATCTCTACCTGGCCTGTCTGGGTGGAACCTGTACAGTATTGGCGTCCTCGCCCAACCTCTCCTTCCCTGGTACTGGTTGTTTTCTGTGAAAACGACGGTGAACAGGCTCAGTTTTGAACTGGCCCTGAGGATGTGGGTCAGGAGTTGTTAGGGCAAGAGGGAGGGCTGTTGAActgaaagtcatttttttctttttaagatattttatactAGTAATAAATGCAGtggaaacaaacattttctttaattcctaTGTTCCAGTCATCTCTGGAGGTACAGATGAGGCTATTCTCGTTGAAGTCAtttcttttaagcatttttttaaagattttacttttagaggggaagagagggagagaagcatcaatgtgtggttgcctcttaagtgctcctactggggaccacaacccaggcatgtgccctagactgggaattgaaccagcaaccctttggtttgtaggtcagcactcagtccaccaaGCCCCACCAGGCAGGGCTTGAAATCATTTATACTTCAGTTAGTTCATACACAGTGGTGATGGAGAAAGGCAAAGCTTACGTTTCTTCCAGGCTGAAGGAACCAGTAGGGGTCCCATTAACTATAGACTAGGCTGCATTATGTTATGAGTAAAGTTTTGTGGGAAAAAGGAATAGCCAGGTATCCATGGAGTAATTAAACATCTGTGTGTATAGGTTTGATATTTATGGAGCAGTGATGACACCAGTCTCAATATTTGTTGGGCCAGGCACTATATTAGGCAGTAGAGACAACAGCCGAAACCAATCAGTTGAAAATCCGTAGTGGGATGTGTTCATCGACAAAAATCacaaatatgccctggctggtctggctcactTGATTGAGcggctggcctgcaaaccaa
The Desmodus rotundus isolate HL8 chromosome 11, HLdesRot8A.1, whole genome shotgun sequence genome window above contains:
- the PRR3 gene encoding proline-rich protein 3 isoform X2, which codes for MPKRKKQNQPQQLTLDARVPKREELGDEDDGASAGPPSLLGPPPMANGKPGAPKSALYRGPPGSKGLMIPPLLTLPPPPRGRGPVWGDFPPRCGPHGRGWWGVSAEPPFPGPGYSNPSRGGFHNEQRQPRRLRSWSLVKNTCPPKNEPQIMEGVNGPPL
- the PRR3 gene encoding proline-rich protein 3 isoform X1, whose amino-acid sequence is MPKRKKQNQPQQLTLDARVPKREELGDEDDGASAGPPSLLGPPPMANGKPGAPKSALYRGPPGSKGLMIPPLLTLPPPPRGRGPVWGDFPPRCGPHGRGWWGVSAEPPFPGPGYSNPSRGGFHNEQRQPRRLRSWSLVKNTCPPKNEPQIMEDKSDRPVCRHFAKKGHCRYEDLCAFYHPGVNGPPL